The Micromonospora sp. M71_S20 genome has a window encoding:
- a CDS encoding permease prefix domain 1-containing protein, which produces MRGEDDATMVEERLRELGAHLRGSRRLKSDLLTEARHGLLDAVDAYRADGLPATEAQRRAVAEFGSPAQLAPTYQAELVAGALRGLSLRVIALATVAFVAGDLTWQGSSWGGSPPPAGYQVLSASVGWVWAAAFVLAAAGLLLAGRSALRGGAADRAVGAALTGVLALGVLTGSALFAWSIGLWEAALTWPPMMIGATVAAAGYLWLGRAARTWLLAAR; this is translated from the coding sequence ATGCGGGGCGAGGACGACGCGACGATGGTGGAGGAACGGCTGCGGGAGCTGGGCGCGCACCTGCGGGGCTCGCGCCGGCTGAAGTCCGACCTGCTAACCGAGGCACGGCACGGGCTGCTGGACGCCGTCGACGCGTACCGGGCGGACGGGCTGCCGGCGACGGAGGCGCAGCGCCGGGCGGTGGCCGAGTTCGGCTCCCCGGCACAGCTCGCCCCGACCTACCAGGCGGAGCTGGTGGCGGGCGCGCTGCGCGGGCTGTCGCTACGGGTCATCGCGCTCGCCACGGTCGCGTTCGTCGCCGGCGACCTCACCTGGCAGGGGTCGAGCTGGGGCGGATCCCCGCCGCCGGCCGGCTACCAGGTGCTGTCGGCGTCGGTGGGCTGGGTCTGGGCGGCGGCGTTCGTGCTGGCCGCGGCGGGGCTGCTGCTGGCCGGCCGCTCGGCGCTGCGCGGCGGTGCCGCCGACCGGGCGGTGGGGGCGGCCCTCACCGGGGTCCTCGCCCTCGGCGTACTGACCGGCTCGGCCCTCTTCGCGTGGTCGATCGGCCTCTGGGAGGCCGCGCTCACCTGGCCCCCCATGATGATCGGTGCGACGGTGGCCGCCGCCGGCTATCTCTGGCTCGGCCGGGCCGCCCGCACCTGGCTGCTCGCCGCCCGCTGA
- a CDS encoding aldehyde dehydrogenase family protein — protein sequence MSERVAVRKTYKLFIGGKFPRSESGRSYLVQDSNVSLASRKDARDAVVAARAAVKGWAGATAYNRGQILYRVAEMLEGRREQFVALGVPGDEVDAAVDRWVWYAGWSDKLPQVYGGANPVAGPYFNLSAPEPTGVVAVVAPESPALLGLVSVIAPAIVTGNTVVVATSPTQPLAAVTLAEVLATSDLPGGVVNLLTGRIAETVPALAAHMDVNAIDLTGVADAELATELEIKAAQNLKRVLRPAPADHDWSADPGITRMTTLLETKTVWHPKGV from the coding sequence ATGTCTGAGCGGGTCGCGGTACGCAAGACGTACAAGCTCTTCATCGGCGGGAAGTTCCCGCGCAGCGAGTCGGGACGGTCGTATCTCGTGCAGGACTCCAACGTGTCGCTGGCCTCCCGCAAGGACGCGCGGGACGCCGTCGTCGCCGCCCGCGCCGCCGTGAAGGGCTGGGCCGGGGCGACCGCGTACAACCGGGGTCAGATCCTCTACCGGGTCGCCGAGATGCTGGAGGGCCGGCGCGAGCAGTTCGTCGCCCTCGGCGTGCCCGGCGACGAGGTCGACGCGGCCGTGGACCGCTGGGTCTGGTACGCCGGCTGGTCCGACAAGCTCCCCCAGGTGTACGGCGGCGCCAACCCGGTCGCCGGGCCGTACTTCAACCTGTCGGCGCCCGAGCCGACCGGCGTGGTGGCCGTGGTCGCCCCCGAGTCCCCGGCGCTGCTCGGCCTGGTCAGCGTGATCGCCCCGGCGATCGTCACCGGCAACACCGTGGTGGTGGCGACCTCGCCGACGCAGCCCCTGGCGGCGGTGACCCTGGCGGAGGTGCTGGCCACCTCCGACCTGCCCGGCGGCGTGGTCAACCTGCTCACCGGCCGGATCGCCGAGACCGTGCCGGCGCTGGCCGCCCACATGGACGTCAACGCCATCGACCTGACCGGGGTGGCCGACGCCGAGCTGGCGACGGAGCTGGAGATCAAGGCGGCGCAGAACCTCAAGCGGGTGCTCCGGCCGGCCCCGGCCGACCACGACTGGTCCGCCGACCCGGGCATCACCCGGATGACCACCCTGCTGGAGACGAAGACGGTCTGGCACCCCAAGGGGGTGTAA
- the upp gene encoding uracil phosphoribosyltransferase — MDVHVIDHPLAQSRLTAMRDARTDSSSFRAALHELTTMLVYEAARSFPVEKYPVQTPVTGTEGTRLANPPLLVPVLRAGLGMADAALGLLPESSMGFVGLARDEETYEPRAYMESLPRDLSGLPVLVLDPMLATGGSLEHCCRLLADRGCTDITVLCVLAAPVGIERLERSGLPLRLVTASIDEGLNDRMFIVPGLGDAGDRQFGGMPRF, encoded by the coding sequence GTGGACGTACACGTCATTGACCATCCGCTCGCCCAGTCGCGGCTGACCGCCATGCGGGACGCGCGCACCGACTCCTCCTCGTTCCGGGCGGCGCTGCACGAACTCACCACCATGCTGGTGTACGAGGCCGCGCGCTCGTTCCCCGTCGAGAAGTACCCGGTGCAGACCCCCGTCACCGGCACCGAGGGCACCCGGCTGGCCAACCCGCCGCTGCTCGTGCCGGTGCTGCGGGCCGGCCTGGGCATGGCCGACGCGGCGCTCGGCCTGCTGCCGGAGTCCTCGATGGGCTTCGTCGGCCTGGCCCGCGACGAGGAGACGTACGAACCGCGCGCCTACATGGAGTCGCTGCCGCGCGACCTCAGCGGCCTGCCGGTGCTGGTGCTCGACCCGATGCTCGCCACCGGCGGCTCGCTGGAGCACTGCTGCCGGCTGCTGGCCGACCGCGGCTGCACCGACATCACCGTGCTCTGCGTGCTCGCCGCGCCCGTCGGCATCGAGCGGCTGGAGCGCTCCGGCCTGCCGCTGCGCCTGGTCACCGCCTCGATCGACGAGGGGCTCAACGACCGCATGTTCATCGTGCCGGGGCTCGGCGACGCCGGCGACCGCCAGTTCGGTGGCATGCCCCGCTTCTGA
- a CDS encoding cytochrome ubiquinol oxidase subunit I: MDTLLLARLQFATTTSIHFLFVAVTLGLVTLLVGLQTAWVITNKPVYERLTRFWGQLYVINYVLGIATGIVMEFQFGLNWSGLSRYVGNVFGAPLAIETLVAFFLESTFLGMWIFGWHRLRRGVHLALLWGVAITAYASAFWIMVANSWLQNPVGYEVRDGVAHLTDFSALLDNPTFRVAFGHVVTAALLVGGMLMAAVSAWHLVRRTDDFALHRKGLRIGLITSAVAIFFVQGFGFAQFFAISDVQPTKFGDDPAAAPLIADWTARFGPGDYTPPALADVGLGFMILIGFTLGLLWLMLPLLWRDWVIRLRVPLWILQFALPLPFVAMILGWIAREVGRQPWAAYGLLPVDQAVSPVSPWLMLTSLIGFSLLLGALAVTNWVLLARHAARGAHDPALGRQPDQPPADPHPEPAFA, from the coding sequence ATGGACACCCTGCTCCTCGCCCGCCTGCAGTTCGCCACCACCACCTCGATCCACTTCCTCTTCGTGGCGGTGACCCTCGGCCTCGTGACCCTGCTGGTCGGTCTCCAGACCGCCTGGGTGATCACGAACAAACCGGTCTACGAGCGGCTGACCCGCTTCTGGGGCCAGCTCTACGTCATCAACTACGTGCTCGGCATCGCCACCGGCATCGTGATGGAGTTCCAGTTCGGGCTGAACTGGAGCGGGCTGTCGCGCTACGTCGGCAACGTCTTCGGTGCGCCGCTGGCCATCGAGACGCTTGTCGCCTTCTTCCTGGAGTCGACGTTCCTCGGCATGTGGATCTTCGGCTGGCACCGGCTGCGTCGGGGCGTCCACCTCGCCCTGCTCTGGGGCGTCGCGATCACCGCGTACGCCTCGGCCTTCTGGATCATGGTGGCGAACTCCTGGTTGCAGAACCCGGTCGGCTACGAGGTACGCGACGGGGTCGCGCACCTCACCGACTTCTCCGCGCTGCTGGACAATCCCACCTTCCGCGTGGCCTTCGGGCACGTCGTCACGGCGGCGCTGCTCGTCGGCGGAATGCTGATGGCGGCGGTCAGCGCGTGGCACCTGGTCCGGCGCACCGACGACTTCGCGCTGCACCGCAAGGGGCTACGCATCGGCCTGATCACCTCGGCGGTGGCGATCTTCTTCGTGCAGGGCTTCGGCTTCGCCCAGTTCTTCGCGATCAGCGACGTGCAGCCCACCAAGTTCGGCGACGACCCCGCCGCCGCTCCGCTGATCGCCGACTGGACCGCCCGGTTCGGCCCCGGCGACTACACCCCGCCGGCCCTCGCCGACGTCGGCCTCGGTTTCATGATCCTCATCGGCTTCACCCTCGGCCTGCTCTGGCTGATGCTCCCGCTGCTCTGGCGGGACTGGGTGATCCGGCTGCGCGTCCCGCTGTGGATCCTCCAGTTCGCCCTGCCGCTGCCGTTCGTCGCGATGATCCTCGGCTGGATCGCCCGCGAGGTCGGCCGCCAGCCCTGGGCCGCGTACGGGCTGCTGCCCGTGGACCAGGCGGTGTCGCCGGTCAGCCCCTGGCTGATGCTCACCTCGCTGATCGGCTTCAGCCTGCTGCTCGGCGCCCTCGCCGTCACCAACTGGGTGCTGCTGGCCCGGCACGCCGCCCGGGGCGCGCACGACCCGGCCCTGGGTCGGCAACCTGACCAGCCGCCGGCCGACCCCCACCCCGAGCCCGCCTTCGCCTGA
- a CDS encoding cytochrome d ubiquinol oxidase subunit II: MELAWYALLGLFFAVYLVLGGYDYGVGLLLARGADPARRRAALNAVGPFFLGNEVWLVAAVGILFGAFPVLEGELLSGFYPAVLGALTGVVLVTAGVQLRSRPDGQRARAWWDRVVVVGSVLAALGWGAVLAGLLQGVPLRADGHVAGVTHLFTPFVAAAGLAVVALVALHGATFLTLRLPAADAAPVGRLAARLVPVALATVGAATVLGLLSADVRAAARQPVVGVLLLSLLVAALLTARAALARRRPGLAFAATCASLALPVALAGATIWPYALVSTVDPGASLTVADAAASTPTLRLLGWVTLPLLPALLGFQAMCWWVFRGRTDGRAPVYW, translated from the coding sequence GTGGAACTCGCCTGGTACGCCCTGCTCGGCCTCTTCTTCGCCGTCTACCTGGTGCTCGGCGGCTACGACTACGGCGTCGGCCTGCTGCTCGCCCGGGGCGCCGACCCCGCCCGCCGCCGCGCCGCACTCAACGCGGTCGGCCCGTTCTTCCTCGGCAACGAGGTCTGGCTGGTGGCCGCCGTCGGCATCCTGTTCGGCGCCTTCCCGGTGCTCGAGGGGGAACTGCTCTCCGGCTTCTACCCGGCGGTGCTCGGCGCGTTGACCGGGGTCGTCCTGGTGACCGCCGGCGTGCAGCTGCGCAGCCGCCCCGACGGGCAGCGGGCCCGCGCCTGGTGGGACCGGGTCGTGGTCGTCGGCAGCGTGCTCGCCGCGCTCGGCTGGGGCGCCGTGCTGGCCGGGCTGCTCCAGGGCGTACCGCTGCGGGCCGACGGCCACGTCGCCGGGGTGACCCACCTCTTCACCCCGTTCGTGGCCGCCGCCGGGCTCGCCGTCGTCGCGCTGGTCGCGCTGCACGGTGCGACCTTCCTCACGCTCCGGCTGCCCGCCGCCGACGCCGCGCCGGTCGGGCGACTGGCCGCCCGGCTCGTCCCGGTGGCGCTGGCCACCGTCGGCGCGGCCACCGTCCTGGGCCTGCTCTCCGCCGACGTACGCGCCGCCGCACGGCAGCCGGTGGTGGGCGTACTGCTGCTGTCGTTGCTGGTCGCGGCGCTGCTGACGGCCCGGGCGGCGCTCGCCCGGCGGCGGCCGGGGCTGGCCTTCGCCGCCACCTGCGCGTCCCTGGCGCTGCCGGTGGCACTGGCCGGCGCGACCATCTGGCCCTACGCGCTGGTCTCCACGGTCGACCCGGGCGCGTCACTGACCGTGGCCGACGCGGCGGCGAGCACACCCACGCTGCGGCTGCTCGGCTGGGTGACGCTGCCGCTCCTGCCGGCCCTACTAGGCTTTCAGGCGATGTGCTGGTGGGTGTTCCGGGGACGGACCGACGGCAGGGCACCGGTGTACTGGTGA
- a CDS encoding BlaI/MecI/CopY family transcriptional regulator translates to MTRLGDLERAVMDVLWDSVPGTSDGITVREVADALDGRELAYTTVMTVLDRLAGKDMVQREREGRAWRYRAAASREQYIAQLMLDALDLGGSRDAALVRFARSVTGTEAEVLRAALGAEAEGAGHDGDALTGRVEAPSVDGVGRPPRADKATDR, encoded by the coding sequence GTGACTCGGCTTGGTGATCTCGAACGTGCGGTGATGGACGTCTTGTGGGACTCGGTCCCGGGCACGTCGGACGGGATCACCGTGCGCGAGGTCGCCGACGCGTTGGACGGCCGCGAGCTGGCGTACACGACGGTGATGACCGTGCTCGACCGGCTCGCCGGCAAGGACATGGTGCAGCGCGAGCGGGAGGGGCGGGCCTGGCGCTACCGGGCCGCCGCCAGCCGCGAGCAGTACATCGCCCAGCTCATGCTCGACGCCCTCGACCTCGGCGGCAGCCGGGACGCCGCGCTGGTGCGCTTCGCCCGCTCGGTGACCGGCACCGAGGCCGAGGTGCTGCGCGCCGCCCTCGGGGCCGAGGCCGAAGGGGCCGGGCACGACGGGGACGCGCTGACCGGTCGCGTCGAGGCGCCGTCGGTCGACGGGGTCGGCCGACCGCCCCGGGCCGACAAGGCAACGGACCGGTAG
- the deoC gene encoding deoxyribose-phosphate aldolase — protein sequence MTATATSARSELSELGRSETALRTFLHGLPGVDQVGAEQRAAQLGTRSIKTTAKAQAIDLAIRMVDLTTLEGADTPGKVRALAAKALRPDPADPSCPHVGAVCVYPSMVPHVAEVLRGSGVHLASVATAFPSGQAPLEVKLADTRAAVAAGADEIDMVINRGAFLAGRYQEVYDEIVAIKEACGDAHLKVILETGELATYDNVRRASWLAMLAGGDFIKTSTGKVPVAATPPVTLVMLEAVRDFRAATGRQVGVKPAGGIKTTKDAIKYLVMVNETVGPDWLDPDWFRFGASSLLNDLLMQRTKLTTGTYSGPDYFTLD from the coding sequence ATGACGGCGACAGCGACGTCGGCCCGGTCGGAGCTCTCCGAGTTGGGACGATCCGAGACCGCTCTGCGGACCTTCCTGCACGGCCTGCCCGGCGTGGATCAGGTCGGCGCGGAGCAGCGGGCGGCACAGCTCGGCACCCGCTCCATCAAGACCACCGCCAAGGCCCAGGCCATCGACCTGGCGATCCGGATGGTCGACCTGACCACCCTCGAAGGGGCGGACACCCCGGGCAAGGTGCGGGCCCTCGCGGCCAAGGCGCTGCGCCCCGATCCGGCCGACCCGTCCTGCCCGCACGTGGGTGCGGTCTGCGTCTACCCCTCGATGGTGCCCCACGTGGCCGAGGTGCTGCGCGGCTCGGGCGTGCACCTGGCCAGCGTGGCGACCGCCTTCCCGTCGGGCCAGGCCCCGCTGGAGGTCAAGCTCGCCGACACCCGGGCCGCCGTGGCGGCCGGCGCCGACGAGATCGACATGGTGATCAACCGGGGCGCCTTCCTCGCCGGCCGCTACCAGGAGGTCTACGACGAGATCGTGGCCATTAAGGAGGCCTGTGGCGACGCCCACCTAAAGGTCATCCTGGAGACCGGCGAGCTGGCCACGTACGACAACGTGCGGCGCGCCTCCTGGCTGGCGATGCTGGCCGGCGGCGACTTCATCAAGACCTCCACCGGCAAGGTTCCGGTCGCGGCCACTCCGCCGGTGACCCTGGTGATGCTGGAGGCGGTGCGCGACTTCCGGGCCGCCACCGGGCGGCAGGTCGGCGTGAAGCCGGCCGGCGGCATCAAGACCACCAAGGACGCGATCAAGTACCTGGTGATGGTCAACGAGACCGTCGGCCCGGACTGGCTGGACCCGGACTGGTTCCGGTTCGGCGCGTCCAGCCTGCTCAACGACCTGCTCATGCAGCGCACCAAGCTGACGACCGGCACCTACTCCGGTCCCGACTACTTCACCCTGGACTGA
- a CDS encoding aldehyde dehydrogenase family protein, whose protein sequence is MFEYAPAPESRSVVDLKASYGLFVDGEFVDPTDGGTFKTVNPASEEVLAEVAEAGAQDVERAVRAARQAYEKVWGPMSGRDRAKYLFRIARIIQERSRELAVLESLDNGKPIKESRDVDLPLVAAHFFYYAGWADKLPYAGFGPDPKPLGVAAQVIPWNFPLLMLAWKIAPALAAGNTVVLKPAETTPLTALLFAEICQQADLPAGVVNIVTGAGETGRALVEHPGVDKVAFTGSTEVGRAIARAVAGTRKKLTLELGGKAANIVFDDAPVDQAVEGIVNGIFFNQGHVCCAGSRLLIQENVADRVLESLKRRMAQLRVGDPLDKNTDIGAINSAAQLARIRELSDAGSAEGAERWSPPCELPERGFWFAPTIFTGVTQAHRIAREEIFGPVLSVLTFRTPAEAVEKANNTPYGLSAGIWTDKGSRILWMADRLRAGVVWANTFNKFDPTSPFGGYKESGYGREGGRHGLEGYLNV, encoded by the coding sequence ATGTTCGAATACGCACCCGCCCCCGAGTCTCGCTCGGTGGTGGATCTCAAGGCCTCCTACGGGCTCTTCGTCGACGGTGAGTTCGTCGACCCCACCGACGGCGGCACGTTCAAGACGGTCAACCCCGCCTCCGAGGAGGTGCTGGCCGAGGTCGCCGAGGCCGGCGCGCAGGACGTGGAGCGCGCCGTCCGCGCCGCCCGCCAGGCGTACGAGAAGGTCTGGGGCCCGATGTCGGGCCGGGACCGGGCGAAGTACCTCTTCCGGATCGCCCGGATCATCCAGGAGCGCTCCCGCGAGCTGGCCGTGCTGGAGTCCCTGGACAACGGCAAGCCGATCAAGGAGTCGCGCGACGTCGACCTGCCCCTGGTCGCCGCGCACTTCTTCTACTACGCGGGCTGGGCCGACAAGCTCCCGTACGCCGGCTTCGGCCCCGATCCGAAGCCGCTGGGCGTGGCCGCGCAGGTCATCCCGTGGAACTTCCCGCTGCTGATGCTGGCGTGGAAGATCGCCCCGGCGCTGGCCGCCGGCAACACGGTGGTGCTGAAGCCGGCCGAGACGACCCCGCTGACCGCGCTGCTCTTCGCCGAGATCTGCCAGCAGGCAGACCTGCCCGCCGGCGTGGTCAACATCGTCACCGGCGCCGGCGAGACCGGCCGCGCGCTGGTCGAGCACCCGGGCGTGGACAAGGTCGCCTTCACCGGTTCGACCGAGGTGGGCCGGGCCATCGCCCGCGCCGTGGCCGGCACCCGCAAGAAGCTCACCCTGGAGCTGGGCGGCAAGGCGGCCAACATCGTCTTCGACGACGCCCCCGTCGACCAGGCCGTCGAGGGCATCGTCAACGGGATCTTCTTCAACCAGGGGCACGTCTGCTGCGCCGGCTCCCGGCTGCTGATCCAGGAGAACGTCGCCGACCGGGTGCTGGAGTCGCTGAAGCGGCGGATGGCCCAGCTGCGCGTCGGCGACCCGCTGGACAAGAACACCGACATCGGCGCGATCAACTCGGCCGCGCAGCTGGCGCGGATCCGGGAGCTGTCCGACGCCGGCTCCGCCGAGGGCGCCGAGCGCTGGTCGCCGCCGTGCGAGCTGCCGGAGCGCGGCTTCTGGTTCGCGCCGACGATCTTCACCGGGGTCACCCAGGCGCACCGGATCGCCCGCGAGGAGATCTTCGGCCCGGTGCTGTCCGTGCTGACGTTCCGCACCCCGGCGGAGGCCGTCGAGAAGGCCAACAACACGCCGTACGGGCTGTCGGCCGGGATCTGGACCGACAAGGGCTCCCGGATCCTGTGGATGGCCGACCGGCTGCGCGCCGGGGTGGTCTGGGCCAACACGTTCAACAAGTTCGACCCCACCTCGCCGTTCGGCGGCTACAAGGAGTCGGGCTACGGTCGCGAGGGCGGCCGGCACGGGCTGGAGGGCTACCTCAATGTCTGA
- a CDS encoding GPP34 family phosphoprotein: protein MTGVALAEELLLLAYDDETGKATMPRISLDLGMAAAVLIELALAGRIVYSEGSLTVVDPTPTGEPIVDGVLARMAADTPHSPSSWVQRLRHGLRDKILGDLCAQGVVRDVDETELGFIHVHRYPTVDPAVEADTRRRLAEALASGELPDERTAALATLVAVLRMEPALGLSGDAAREARQRLEEIAGGAGFSGTVSLDDSVVRPSVGLVVAALGSAVDAALGPRR, encoded by the coding sequence ATGACTGGTGTTGCGCTCGCCGAAGAGCTGCTTCTCCTCGCGTACGACGACGAGACCGGCAAGGCGACCATGCCGCGGATCAGCCTCGACCTGGGGATGGCCGCCGCGGTGCTGATCGAACTGGCCCTGGCCGGCCGGATCGTGTATTCCGAGGGGTCCCTGACGGTGGTCGACCCGACGCCCACCGGCGAGCCGATCGTCGACGGGGTCCTCGCCCGCATGGCCGCCGACACGCCGCACAGCCCCTCGTCCTGGGTGCAGCGGCTGCGGCACGGCCTGCGCGACAAGATCCTCGGTGACCTGTGCGCCCAGGGCGTCGTGCGTGACGTCGACGAGACCGAGCTGGGCTTCATCCACGTGCACCGCTACCCGACGGTGGACCCCGCCGTCGAGGCGGACACCCGACGCCGGCTCGCCGAGGCGCTGGCCAGCGGCGAACTGCCCGACGAGCGGACGGCGGCTTTGGCGACCCTGGTCGCGGTGCTGCGGATGGAGCCGGCGCTCGGCCTGAGCGGTGACGCGGCGCGGGAGGCCCGGCAGCGGCTGGAGGAGATCGCCGGCGGCGCCGGCTTCTCCGGCACCGTCAGCCTGGACGACTCCGTGGTCCGTCCCTCGGTCGGCCTCGTCGTGGCCGCCCTCGGCAGCGCCGTCGACGCCGCCCTGGGCCCCCGCCGCTGA
- the cydD gene encoding thiol reductant ABC exporter subunit CydD: protein MNRRPFDPRLLRRVPGARRDLAVLTLLGVLAAGLVVAQATALAALLATAFEGRLDRPALAGFAAAVAARSLLVWAQGTVSARVAATVKAALRADLLGAVGRHGPGWVAGQRAGQLATLTGRGLDALDAYFTGYLPQLVLSVTVPLAVLARIFVADWSSALIIAVTLPLIPIFGALLGWQAQAATERQWRRLSLLGGHFLDMVAGLPTLRAFGRARAQTEVVRRMADGHRAATMKTLRIAFLSALVLELVATLSVALVAVPVGVRLLGGGLTLQTALLVLLLTPEAYLPLRAAGARFHASMEGLTALDEALTLSAAAPAPTPGAGAAVPDGRGELRFEAVTVAYERTTALRDVTLTIRPGERVAVIGPSGAGKSTLLGLLLGFVTPTAGRVTVGGVDLADADADGWRHQVAWVPQRAHLFAASLADNIRLGAPDTPDAALATAVHDAALDDVVAGLPDGLATVLGERGHGLSSGQRQRVALARAFLRDAPVVLLDEPTARLDTAAEAVVLDATRRLVAGRTALLVAHRPALLADADRILRIEDGRVTELTPTAAGEATR from the coding sequence GTGAACCGCCGTCCCTTCGACCCGCGTCTGCTGCGTCGGGTCCCGGGGGCCCGACGCGACCTCGCCGTGCTCACGCTGCTCGGCGTGCTGGCCGCGGGGCTGGTCGTCGCGCAGGCCACGGCGCTGGCCGCGCTGCTGGCGACCGCGTTCGAAGGACGGCTCGACCGGCCCGCGCTGGCCGGCTTCGCCGCCGCGGTGGCGGCCCGATCGCTGCTGGTCTGGGCGCAGGGCACGGTGTCGGCGCGGGTCGCGGCGACGGTCAAGGCGGCGCTGCGGGCCGACCTGCTCGGGGCGGTCGGCCGGCACGGCCCCGGCTGGGTCGCGGGTCAGCGCGCCGGGCAGCTCGCCACGCTGACCGGGCGCGGGCTGGACGCGCTGGACGCCTACTTCACCGGCTACCTGCCGCAGCTGGTGCTCAGCGTCACCGTGCCGCTCGCCGTACTGGCCCGGATCTTCGTCGCCGACTGGAGCTCGGCGCTGATCATCGCGGTCACCCTGCCGCTGATCCCCATCTTCGGCGCGCTGCTCGGCTGGCAGGCGCAGGCCGCCACCGAGCGACAGTGGCGGCGGCTCTCCCTGCTCGGCGGGCACTTCCTCGACATGGTCGCCGGGCTGCCCACACTGCGCGCCTTCGGCCGGGCCCGGGCGCAGACCGAAGTGGTCCGCCGGATGGCCGACGGCCACCGGGCCGCGACCATGAAGACGCTGCGGATCGCGTTCCTGTCCGCCCTGGTGCTGGAGCTGGTCGCCACCCTCTCGGTGGCGCTGGTCGCCGTGCCGGTCGGCGTGCGGCTGCTCGGCGGCGGGCTGACCCTCCAGACCGCGCTGCTGGTGCTGCTGCTCACCCCCGAGGCGTACCTGCCGCTGCGGGCGGCCGGCGCCCGGTTCCACGCCAGCATGGAGGGGCTCACCGCGCTGGACGAGGCGCTGACCCTGTCGGCCGCCGCCCCCGCGCCGACGCCCGGCGCGGGCGCGGCCGTCCCCGACGGCCGCGGCGAGCTCCGGTTCGAGGCGGTGACCGTGGCGTACGAGCGGACCACCGCCCTGCGCGACGTCACGCTGACCATCCGGCCGGGCGAGCGCGTCGCCGTGATCGGGCCGAGCGGCGCCGGCAAGAGCACCCTGCTCGGCCTGCTGCTCGGCTTCGTCACCCCGACCGCCGGCCGGGTCACCGTGGGCGGGGTGGACCTGGCCGACGCCGACGCCGACGGCTGGCGCCACCAGGTGGCCTGGGTGCCGCAGCGGGCCCACCTCTTCGCCGCCTCGCTGGCCGACAACATCCGGCTCGGCGCCCCCGACACCCCGGACGCCGCGCTCGCCACGGCGGTCCACGACGCCGCCCTGGACGACGTGGTCGCCGGGCTGCCCGACGGGCTCGCCACCGTCCTCGGCGAACGCGGGCACGGCCTCTCCAGCGGGCAGCGGCAGCGGGTCGCGCTGGCCCGCGCGTTCCTGCGGGACGCGCCCGTGGTGCTGCTCGACGAGCCGACCGCCCGGCTGGACACCGCCGCCGAGGCGGTCGTCCTCGACGCCACCCGCCGGCTGGTGGCCGGGCGGACGGCGCTGCTGGTGGCGCACCGGCCGGCGCTGCTCGCCGACGCGGACCGGATCCTGCGCATCGAGGACGGCCGGGTCACCGAGCTGACGCCCACGGCGGCCGGGGAGGCGACCCGATGA
- a CDS encoding M56 family metallopeptidase has protein sequence MAYALHFAASMLACWLTAQVLARSTWTWRSPRVAIVCWQAVGLALGLSAMGVPMALGLSAYDRPTGSALVALATDLAHGTLPVGLGAPHLAAVGVGFGIGAVLLTTTVRSIHGTVRAQRRHRDLLALVARRDPTVPGALVLDHPSAAAYCLPGMKPRVVVSAGTLDLLDSAELAAVLAHERAHAQERHDLVLLPFTALSRALPWFAWVRDAHDRVALLVEMRADDKAREAHADAPLAGALRRFAAAGNRVTPAGTLGLGDRDLDVRVQRLLVADRPPRLLGAAALAVATNVAALPVSLFLS, from the coding sequence GTGGCGTACGCCCTGCACTTCGCCGCGTCGATGCTGGCCTGCTGGCTGACCGCGCAGGTGCTGGCCCGCTCCACCTGGACGTGGCGCAGCCCCCGGGTCGCGATCGTCTGCTGGCAGGCGGTCGGGCTGGCCCTCGGGCTCTCCGCCATGGGCGTGCCGATGGCGCTGGGCCTGTCCGCGTACGACCGCCCGACCGGCAGCGCGCTGGTCGCCCTCGCCACCGACCTCGCCCACGGCACCCTGCCCGTCGGGCTGGGCGCGCCGCACCTGGCCGCCGTCGGGGTGGGCTTCGGCATCGGCGCGGTCCTGCTGACCACGACCGTCCGCAGCATCCACGGCACCGTACGCGCCCAGCGCCGGCACCGGGACCTGCTCGCCCTGGTCGCCCGCCGGGACCCGACGGTGCCCGGGGCGCTGGTGCTCGACCACCCGAGCGCGGCGGCGTACTGCCTGCCCGGGATGAAGCCCCGGGTGGTGGTCAGCGCGGGCACGCTCGACCTGCTGGACAGCGCCGAGTTGGCGGCCGTGCTCGCCCACGAGCGGGCGCACGCCCAGGAACGGCACGACCTGGTGCTGCTGCCGTTCACCGCGCTCAGCCGGGCGCTGCCCTGGTTCGCCTGGGTCCGCGACGCGCACGACCGGGTCGCCCTGCTGGTCGAGATGCGGGCCGACGACAAGGCCCGGGAGGCGCACGCCGACGCCCCGCTGGCCGGTGCGCTGCGCCGGTTCGCCGCGGCCGGCAACCGGGTCACTCCGGCCGGCACGCTCGGGCTGGGCGACCGGGACCTCGACGTCCGGGTGCAGCGGCTCCTGGTCGCCGACCGGCCGCCCCGGCTGCTCGGGGCCGCCGCGCTGGCCGTGGCGACCAACGTGGCCGCCCTGCCGGTCTCCCTCTTCCTGAGCTGA